The Corynebacterium pseudopelargi genome contains a region encoding:
- a CDS encoding M18 family aminopeptidase: MTAQAQAYADQFLELVQASPSSYHAAATGIALLKEAGFEAQEQDKPWASKPGRYFLHRGGALIAWVVPEHAGPTTPFRILGSHTDSPGLKLKVHGDIQAEGWQQAAVEIYGGPILASWFDRDLCLAGRIVLRDGSTKLVRTDALLRVPHLAIHLDPEANKELKLDRQRHMQPVFSVGQTDHSILAEVAQAAGVEEKQILSHDLITCDTQPGQRIGADRNLIASGRLDNLASFFPNLDALIAAADQPGDAIMVAAAFDHEEVGSQTTTGAAGPLLGEVLERILFGLGADFEQQRRSFAASSCVSADVAHAIHPNYSDKHDKVNFPAMGEGPVIKSNAVQRYATDAQTQALWLHASEKAKVASQVYVGKNSVPCGQTIGPITATRLGIDTVDVGIPILSMHSARELAHCQDLLAFSQVARAYLVG; this comes from the coding sequence ATGACTGCACAAGCACAGGCATACGCTGATCAATTCTTAGAACTAGTGCAAGCCTCTCCAAGCTCCTATCACGCAGCAGCAACTGGCATTGCACTATTGAAGGAAGCCGGCTTCGAGGCACAAGAGCAAGACAAGCCCTGGGCTTCAAAGCCCGGACGCTATTTTCTCCACCGTGGCGGAGCGCTCATTGCCTGGGTAGTACCGGAGCACGCCGGGCCTACTACTCCTTTTCGTATCCTCGGATCACACACCGATTCACCTGGATTAAAGCTCAAAGTCCATGGCGATATTCAAGCTGAGGGCTGGCAACAAGCCGCAGTAGAAATCTACGGCGGCCCGATCCTCGCTTCGTGGTTCGATCGTGATTTGTGCCTTGCCGGAAGGATCGTGTTGCGCGATGGCAGCACCAAGCTTGTGCGCACAGATGCACTTTTGCGAGTACCACACCTTGCCATCCACCTCGACCCTGAGGCCAATAAAGAGCTCAAACTTGACCGACAGCGCCACATGCAGCCGGTGTTTTCCGTAGGCCAAACTGACCACAGCATCCTTGCAGAGGTGGCCCAGGCTGCCGGTGTCGAGGAGAAGCAGATTTTAAGCCATGATCTGATCACCTGCGATACTCAGCCTGGCCAGCGCATCGGCGCTGACCGCAATTTGATCGCTTCAGGCAGGCTCGATAACTTAGCCAGCTTCTTTCCTAACCTCGATGCGCTCATTGCGGCGGCTGATCAGCCTGGCGATGCCATCATGGTCGCTGCCGCCTTCGATCACGAAGAAGTCGGCTCCCAAACCACCACCGGTGCAGCAGGGCCATTGCTCGGAGAGGTTTTAGAGCGCATCCTTTTTGGCCTTGGGGCAGACTTTGAGCAACAGCGACGCTCCTTTGCCGCGTCGAGCTGTGTATCGGCCGATGTTGCCCACGCGATTCATCCGAACTATTCGGACAAACACGACAAAGTGAATTTCCCAGCCATGGGCGAAGGCCCCGTGATTAAAAGCAATGCGGTGCAGCGCTACGCCACCGATGCGCAAACACAGGCCTTGTGGTTGCACGCATCTGAGAAGGCCAAGGTGGCATCACAGGTGTACGTGGGCAAAAACAGCGTCCCTTGCGGTCAGACCATCGGGCCGATCACGGCAACGCGCCTGGGCATCGACACCGTTGATGTGGGTATCCCGATTCTTTCCATGCACTCGGCAAGAGAGCTTGCGCACTGCCAGGATCTGCTGGCGTTTTCGCAGGTAGCACGAGCCTATCTGGTAGGTTAA
- a CDS encoding tRNA (adenine-N1)-methyltransferase, translated as MAYSGPFQPGDRVQLTDPKRRHATITLREGEQYFTHKGAIHHDDIIGQEEGTVVKSEQGYEYLCFRHLLVDHVLSMPRGAAVIYPKDSAQILVEGDIFPGARVLEAGAGSGALSMMLLRAVGTEGEVFSYEIREDHLEFAEKNVEWYFEGKPENWHPRLGDVNEVTRQDLDGPVDRIILDMLAPWECLDTASKLLQPGGVLMTYVATVPQLMKVMEGIRELQCFTEPRAWESLVRDWRVEGLATRPEHRMNAHTAFLVWARRLADGVTPPRPQRKARR; from the coding sequence ATGGCTTATTCAGGACCTTTCCAACCCGGCGACCGCGTTCAGCTCACCGACCCAAAGCGTAGGCATGCCACCATCACGCTGCGCGAAGGCGAGCAATATTTCACCCACAAGGGCGCGATCCACCACGACGACATCATCGGCCAAGAAGAAGGCACCGTGGTGAAGTCCGAGCAGGGCTACGAGTACCTTTGTTTCCGCCACCTCTTGGTAGATCACGTGCTTTCTATGCCCCGTGGTGCGGCGGTGATTTATCCGAAGGACTCAGCACAGATTCTGGTGGAAGGTGATATCTTCCCCGGCGCGCGTGTGCTGGAGGCCGGCGCGGGTTCCGGTGCGCTTTCGATGATGCTGTTGCGAGCAGTCGGTACTGAAGGCGAGGTGTTTTCCTATGAGATCCGCGAAGATCACCTGGAATTCGCCGAGAAGAACGTTGAGTGGTACTTCGAGGGCAAGCCGGAGAACTGGCACCCGAGGCTTGGCGATGTCAACGAGGTAACTCGCCAGGATCTCGATGGTCCGGTCGATAGGATCATCTTGGACATGCTCGCGCCTTGGGAGTGCCTCGATACTGCCTCGAAGCTTTTGCAGCCCGGTGGTGTGCTGATGACCTATGTGGCGACCGTGCCGCAGTTGATGAAGGTGATGGAAGGCATTCGCGAGCTGCAGTGCTTTACCGAGCCGCGCGCTTGGGAATCGCTTGTTCGTGATTGGCGCGTAGAAGGGCTTGCCACGAGGCCTGAGCACCGTATGAATGCGCACACGGCTTTCCTTGTGTGGGCACGCAGGCTTGCCGACGGCGTCACGCCTCCAAGGCCACAGCGTAAGGCTCGGCGCTAG
- the arc gene encoding proteasome ATPase, translating to MEHSGAEATGVQELKSELARANMAQARLSERNTKLAELLKATRDKLQLLQQQLEELAEPPSTYGILLEWHSRAGTAEVFTANRRMRLRVSPQVEGAQLIPGVQVRLGEASQVVEVCGFVHTGELATLVEDLGDRRVLVADHNGEEHVVALAGPLGTDGTRRPRAGDTLLVDLRAGFCFEVIPKTEVAKLALEEIPDVTYQHIGGLDAQIEQIQDAVELPFSHPELYREYSLRPPKGVLLYGPPGCGKTLIAKAVAHSLSQRIGGSGASYFINVKGPELLNKFVGETERRIRLIFERARELAEEGRPVIVFFDEMESIFRTRGSGVSSDMETTVVPQLLAELDGVESLSNVIVVGATNREELIDPAILRPGRLDVKIRVERPDQAAARDILSKHLDQSIPVDGAYADDLPGLIEQVAAYLFADNPFVRLRFDDGRCQVLHYRDFASGAMLANIVDRAKKSAIKDQIRGSSSGISFEHLRDAVDAENRENEDLPNTANPEQWGRLLTKGMTRGRRIIAVDVLAGKDPCYGQ from the coding sequence ATGGAACATTCCGGGGCAGAGGCAACAGGCGTTCAAGAGCTGAAGTCAGAGCTGGCGCGCGCAAATATGGCGCAAGCACGACTGTCTGAGCGCAATACCAAACTTGCCGAATTGCTCAAGGCCACTCGCGATAAGCTCCAGTTGCTTCAGCAGCAGCTCGAAGAGCTTGCCGAGCCGCCTTCGACCTACGGCATTCTTTTAGAGTGGCATAGCCGTGCGGGCACGGCGGAGGTATTTACCGCCAATAGGCGCATGCGCCTGCGGGTTTCACCCCAGGTAGAAGGTGCACAGCTCATCCCCGGTGTGCAGGTACGCCTGGGCGAGGCCAGCCAGGTGGTAGAGGTGTGCGGCTTTGTTCATACCGGCGAGCTGGCCACCTTGGTGGAAGATCTAGGAGATCGGCGCGTGCTTGTTGCCGACCACAACGGCGAAGAGCATGTTGTGGCACTTGCAGGCCCCCTTGGCACCGATGGCACCCGCCGTCCACGCGCTGGCGATACGCTGCTGGTTGATCTACGCGCTGGTTTTTGTTTCGAGGTCATCCCCAAAACCGAGGTGGCCAAGCTGGCGTTGGAAGAAATTCCCGATGTCACGTATCAGCACATCGGCGGCCTGGATGCTCAAATCGAGCAGATCCAAGACGCAGTGGAACTGCCCTTTAGCCACCCGGAGCTCTACCGAGAATATTCTTTGCGCCCGCCTAAAGGCGTGTTGCTCTATGGCCCTCCCGGCTGTGGCAAGACATTGATTGCCAAGGCTGTTGCCCATTCGCTTTCTCAGCGCATTGGTGGTTCTGGTGCCAGCTACTTTATTAACGTCAAAGGCCCTGAGCTGCTGAATAAATTTGTGGGCGAAACGGAACGCCGGATTCGTTTGATCTTCGAACGCGCTCGGGAATTGGCAGAAGAAGGCCGCCCGGTGATTGTGTTCTTTGATGAGATGGAGTCCATCTTTAGAACCCGAGGCAGCGGCGTGAGCTCGGATATGGAAACCACGGTGGTGCCCCAATTGCTGGCTGAGCTCGACGGCGTTGAAAGCCTGAGCAATGTCATCGTCGTAGGCGCTACCAACCGCGAGGAATTGATCGATCCCGCAATTTTGCGCCCTGGCCGCCTCGACGTAAAAATTCGCGTCGAACGCCCCGATCAAGCAGCAGCCCGCGATATTTTAAGCAAGCACCTCGATCAGAGCATCCCAGTCGATGGAGCCTATGCCGATGATCTTCCGGGTCTTATCGAGCAAGTGGCCGCCTACCTTTTTGCCGATAACCCCTTCGTGCGCTTGCGTTTCGACGACGGACGCTGCCAAGTGCTGCACTATCGCGACTTCGCCTCTGGTGCGATGCTGGCCAATATCGTTGACCGCGCTAAGAAATCAGCCATTAAAGATCAGATCCGCGGGAGCAGCAGCGGTATCAGCTTTGAGCACCTCCGCGATGCCGTGGATGCGGAAAACCGAGAAAACGAAGACTTGCCCAATACCGCGAACCCTGAACAGTGGGGCAGGTTGCTTACTAAGGGCATGACTCGCGGCCGCAGAATCATTGCGGTTGATGTGCTCGCAGGAAAGGATCCTTGCTATGGCCAATAG
- the dop gene encoding depupylase/deamidase Dop has product MANSARVIGAETEYGIVTPTQPALSPIVSSTHAVVAYALAHNRSQVAPRWDFSEESPLKDSRGFDLRRYHTVPSIDPHAIGVANAMLGNGGRFYVDHAHPEYSAPEVTSAVDAARYDAAGDLFLLQAAALLKDYEAEGKSVLQGHDPCGEVKFYKNNVDGKGASYGAHENYSYHRSTPFDQLAAALIPFFVARQVFIGAGRMGKGPRGERPGFQISQRADYIEQEISLETTMNRGIINTRDESHTTEDFARLHVIIGDANMSHTSMLLKYGMTSLVLNAIEQGVDFSDVRMNNPVAEVTAVSYDPSLQHRISLADGSTKTALEILDIYRQRVQASNDDETLVLKVWDEVRQALEAGPLGAAHLLDWCAKYALVQNYIARGVAEDDPKLALIDLQYADIDPAKSLYHALVRKNRMRTLFSTEQLQQAAAQPPQSTRAWMRGNAVAYLDVQAASWERLTIGNTTVRIASLLHPNAQDCQAIDFQAQPDAQALLELRGVEAVEPSGERLH; this is encoded by the coding sequence ATGGCCAATAGCGCTCGGGTAATCGGTGCAGAAACCGAGTACGGCATCGTCACCCCAACTCAGCCTGCGTTAAGCCCCATCGTGAGCTCCACGCATGCCGTGGTGGCTTATGCCTTGGCCCATAACCGATCCCAGGTGGCGCCGCGTTGGGATTTCAGCGAAGAATCCCCGCTGAAAGATTCCCGCGGATTCGATCTTCGCCGCTATCACACCGTGCCAAGTATTGACCCGCATGCCATCGGCGTGGCCAATGCCATGTTGGGCAATGGTGGCCGTTTTTATGTCGACCACGCGCACCCAGAGTATTCGGCACCTGAGGTGACTTCTGCTGTTGACGCGGCTCGTTACGATGCCGCGGGTGATCTGTTTTTGCTTCAAGCAGCAGCGCTACTCAAAGACTATGAGGCCGAAGGCAAGTCCGTGCTGCAAGGCCACGATCCTTGTGGCGAGGTGAAGTTCTACAAAAACAACGTCGACGGAAAAGGCGCAAGTTATGGCGCCCATGAGAACTACTCCTATCACCGCAGCACGCCTTTTGATCAGCTTGCTGCCGCGTTGATTCCCTTCTTCGTGGCGCGCCAGGTGTTCATTGGCGCAGGGCGCATGGGTAAAGGGCCGCGTGGCGAGCGCCCAGGGTTTCAGATCTCTCAGCGTGCTGATTATATTGAGCAAGAAATTTCGCTTGAGACCACGATGAACCGCGGGATTATCAATACCCGCGATGAATCCCACACCACCGAGGATTTTGCCAGGCTCCACGTGATTATCGGCGATGCCAACATGTCGCACACCTCGATGCTGTTGAAGTACGGCATGACCTCCTTGGTGCTCAACGCCATTGAACAAGGCGTGGACTTTAGCGATGTGCGCATGAACAATCCGGTAGCCGAGGTCACCGCCGTTTCTTATGACCCAAGCCTGCAACACCGCATTAGTTTGGCTGATGGCAGTACTAAGACGGCGCTGGAAATCCTGGATATCTACCGCCAGCGTGTGCAGGCCAGCAATGATGATGAAACGCTCGTGCTCAAGGTTTGGGATGAGGTGCGCCAAGCGCTTGAAGCTGGCCCCTTAGGCGCAGCGCATCTGCTTGATTGGTGCGCTAAGTATGCGCTGGTGCAAAACTACATCGCCAGAGGCGTGGCAGAAGATGATCCGAAATTGGCGTTGATTGATCTGCAGTACGCCGATATTGATCCAGCAAAATCGCTCTACCACGCCCTCGTGCGCAAAAACAGGATGCGCACATTGTTTAGTACGGAGCAATTACAGCAGGCTGCGGCCCAACCACCGCAAAGCACCAGGGCGTGGATGCGGGGCAACGCCGTGGCGTATCTCGATGTGCAGGCGGCGTCGTGGGAAAGGCTCACCATTGGCAATACCACCGTGCGTATCGCCTCGCTTTTGCACCCCAATGCCCAAGACTGCCAGGCGATTGATTTTCAGGCGCAACCAGATGCTCAGGCATTGCTTGAACTACGAGGTGTTGAAGCCGTAGAGCCTTCGGGTGAGCGACTACACTAA
- a CDS encoding ubiquitin-like protein Pup produces the protein MGGSQVYSTGGGKDEDSSVEAQAGQVQINTEGVDDLLDEIDGLLENNAEEFVRSYVQKGGQ, from the coding sequence ATGGGCGGATCACAGGTATATTCCACCGGTGGCGGCAAGGACGAAGATTCATCGGTTGAGGCCCAAGCAGGCCAAGTGCAGATCAACACCGAAGGCGTTGATGATCTGCTCGACGAGATCGACGGCCTGCTAGAAAACAACGCCGAGGAGTTTGTTCGCTCCTATGTGCAAAAAGGTGGGCAATAA
- the pafA gene encoding Pup--protein ligase — translation MSQQVFARRVTGVETEYGITCVHDGGGKRLPAEEIARYMFRPVVDTWSSSNVFLENGARLYLDVGSHPEVATAECDTLAGLIAQERAGDRIVNDLAAKAEAKLANESIGGRVYLLKNNLDSFGNSYGCHENYLVGRSAVLKTLGQQLLPFLITRQLICGAGSIQDGRFQISQRADHVWEGVSSATTRSRPIINTRDEPHADSHRFRRLHVIVGDSNMSETSMALKVGATQLVLEMIEAGIALPVQALAQEMQAIRDISRDTTGAVAVQLSDGSQLSALAIQRRYCHAAHDWLEQRPDEGTPTEQMRKVVALWAKVLDAIEAGDLDAISTEVDWAIKLKLLRQFQQRLGLEPEDFSHPKLQQIDLAYHDIRPGRGLFLALEAKGALARWIDDAAIERAMTTPPSTTRAALRGAFLSQAQELSAPVACDWLRLKVLRPEPQIVELSDPLQAHSDQVASLLEYMRTHHGSKAEDGSQAH, via the coding sequence ATGAGCCAGCAGGTATTCGCTCGGCGCGTCACCGGCGTAGAAACCGAATACGGCATCACCTGCGTGCACGATGGTGGGGGAAAACGCCTGCCCGCCGAAGAAATCGCGCGCTATATGTTTAGACCGGTCGTGGATACGTGGTCGAGCTCCAATGTGTTTTTAGAAAATGGTGCTCGTCTTTACCTCGACGTGGGAAGCCACCCCGAAGTCGCGACCGCCGAATGCGACACCCTCGCTGGCCTTATTGCCCAAGAACGCGCCGGGGATCGTATCGTGAACGATCTAGCGGCAAAAGCAGAAGCCAAACTCGCCAACGAGTCCATCGGCGGCAGGGTGTATCTGCTCAAAAATAACCTCGACTCTTTTGGCAACTCCTATGGCTGCCATGAAAATTATCTGGTTGGCCGCTCGGCGGTATTAAAAACCCTCGGCCAGCAACTGCTGCCTTTTCTAATTACCCGCCAGCTCATTTGCGGTGCAGGCAGCATTCAAGATGGCCGCTTCCAAATCTCTCAGCGCGCCGATCATGTGTGGGAGGGCGTTTCTAGTGCCACCACGCGCTCTCGTCCGATTATTAATACCCGCGATGAACCGCACGCGGATTCTCATCGTTTCCGCCGGCTGCACGTGATCGTGGGTGATTCCAATATGTCGGAAACGTCCATGGCACTGAAGGTGGGTGCCACCCAGCTTGTGCTGGAGATGATTGAAGCCGGTATCGCTTTGCCGGTGCAAGCCCTGGCACAGGAGATGCAAGCGATCCGCGATATTAGCCGCGATACAACCGGGGCAGTGGCGGTACAGCTCTCGGATGGATCCCAGCTCAGCGCATTAGCAATCCAGCGTCGTTATTGCCACGCCGCCCACGATTGGCTCGAACAGCGCCCCGATGAGGGCACCCCTACCGAGCAGATGCGCAAGGTCGTCGCGTTGTGGGCCAAGGTGCTCGATGCGATTGAGGCCGGCGATCTCGATGCGATCAGCACCGAGGTGGATTGGGCCATCAAGTTGAAGCTATTGCGGCAATTCCAGCAGCGCCTTGGCCTTGAGCCGGAAGATTTTAGCCATCCCAAGCTCCAGCAGATCGACCTGGCCTATCACGATATTCGCCCTGGCCGCGGACTTTTCCTTGCACTTGAAGCCAAAGGGGCGCTGGCGCGTTGGATCGATGACGCAGCAATTGAGCGCGCCATGACTACGCCGCCAAGCACCACCCGCGCGGCACTTCGCGGGGCGTTTCTTAGCCAGGCCCAGGAACTTTCTGCCCCGGTTGCTTGCGATTGGCTCAGGCTCAAGGTGCTCAGGCCAGAGCCACAGATTGTCGAGCTCTCGGATCCTTTGCAAGCCCACAGCGATCAGGTAGCAAGCCTGCTGGAATATATGCGCACCCATCACGGATCAAAGGCCGAAGATGGCAGCCAAGCACACTAG
- a CDS encoding helix-turn-helix transcriptional regulator produces MAAKHTSAKAKNQAVAERVLNLLATLDHHAKHQGGPVDSTWLIERLPVYQQQQDPARRLYLDVLLLIKAGAPIEVLSESGRAHQYRLNDADVHGEAIAFSREEAQVIALAAKLGTGTHIAALSRAGWTKIAAAQEHLTQASPLQAFGDDAAISGEDYERILQAFSKDSALSFLYRRNPNDPAVERTLEPWHIIAVKDRHYLVGFDLDRQAPRSFRMTRISQVRRKAQSRTHPVPSRQEAAQILQSLLRQQRSTTTAYFRSTTSNALSEKALREDGLFKLVDADRDELIRQAAALAPEVVIVKPEDVRQEVIALLRSAYQNHSQLQGEQP; encoded by the coding sequence ATGGCAGCCAAGCACACTAGCGCCAAGGCCAAAAATCAGGCGGTGGCCGAGCGCGTGCTCAACCTTTTGGCCACCTTGGACCATCACGCCAAACACCAGGGTGGGCCGGTGGATTCCACCTGGTTGATCGAGCGGCTGCCGGTGTATCAGCAGCAGCAAGATCCCGCCCGCAGGTTGTATTTGGATGTGTTGCTGCTGATTAAAGCTGGTGCTCCGATCGAGGTGTTAAGCGAATCCGGCAGGGCGCATCAATACCGGCTCAACGATGCCGATGTCCACGGCGAGGCCATTGCCTTTAGCCGCGAAGAAGCCCAGGTGATCGCCCTTGCTGCAAAGCTAGGGACCGGTACCCATATCGCTGCATTATCGCGTGCCGGCTGGACCAAGATTGCCGCAGCCCAGGAGCATTTAACCCAAGCAAGTCCCTTGCAGGCTTTTGGCGACGATGCTGCCATTAGTGGCGAGGATTATGAGCGGATCTTGCAGGCGTTTAGCAAAGATAGCGCGTTGAGTTTTCTCTACCGACGCAATCCCAACGACCCAGCCGTTGAAAGAACCTTGGAGCCTTGGCACATCATCGCGGTAAAAGATCGCCACTATTTGGTGGGCTTTGATCTTGATAGGCAGGCCCCCAGGAGTTTCCGCATGACTCGGATAAGCCAGGTGCGTCGAAAAGCTCAAAGCAGAACACACCCGGTGCCAAGCAGGCAGGAAGCCGCCCAAATCTTGCAAAGCCTCCTGCGCCAGCAACGAAGCACCACCACCGCGTATTTTCGCTCCACTACCTCCAACGCTTTAAGCGAGAAAGCCCTGCGCGAAGACGGGTTATTCAAGCTTGTCGACGCCGACCGTGATGAACTTATCCGCCAAGCAGCAGCGCTGGCGCCCGAAGTGGTCATTGTTAAGCCAGAAGACGTGCGCCAAGAAGTCATCGCACTGCTAAGAAGTGCTTACCAAAATCACAGCCAACTGCAAGGGGAGCAGCCATGA
- a CDS encoding WYL domain-containing protein, with translation MTSPQSTHRSGKLADLVRVLNLVQYWQQHPGVALSTAAADLGVDIAQLKEDSYLLTTCGFGQYPDELFDLKVENRGVEVINDLGLNTPLRLTSLEAGSLLLALQTLQQMPGMAPSEVVQSVSEKLRRYLGNADAGFDISALDQPLENNDVLAAINQALEQKRQLSFQYQNAIGNIKQHQVSVAAVLSAKGATYIKAYVADAGTHLTFRTDRMHEVALSDAKATPHLSLESARFAPEDPFGLQAVQQRAELSVLPEAAWILDQIETIDVSYEDLIHITVPVASAEWLERFVLSNADRAWVESPTQLGQSLAQRALDGLNAYDEQP, from the coding sequence ATGACCTCGCCGCAATCAACGCACCGCTCTGGCAAATTGGCGGATCTCGTGCGCGTGCTGAACCTCGTGCAGTATTGGCAGCAGCACCCCGGTGTGGCTTTAAGTACTGCCGCTGCTGATTTAGGCGTGGATATAGCCCAGCTCAAAGAGGATAGCTACCTGCTTACTACCTGTGGGTTTGGCCAATATCCGGATGAGCTTTTTGATCTGAAGGTGGAAAACCGTGGGGTAGAGGTGATCAATGATCTCGGTCTGAATACCCCCTTGCGGCTGACCTCGCTTGAGGCTGGATCTTTGCTCTTGGCCTTGCAAACCCTGCAGCAGATGCCCGGCATGGCCCCGAGCGAGGTGGTCCAGTCGGTCTCGGAAAAGCTGCGGCGCTACTTAGGCAATGCCGATGCGGGCTTTGATATCTCTGCCCTGGATCAACCGCTGGAAAATAATGACGTGCTCGCTGCGATTAATCAGGCGCTTGAGCAAAAACGTCAACTGAGCTTCCAGTATCAAAACGCCATTGGGAACATCAAACAGCACCAGGTCAGCGTGGCAGCAGTGTTGAGCGCCAAAGGTGCCACCTATATCAAGGCCTATGTGGCAGATGCCGGCACGCACCTGACATTTCGTACCGATAGGATGCACGAGGTTGCGCTCAGCGATGCCAAAGCCACCCCGCATCTGAGCTTGGAAAGCGCACGTTTTGCCCCTGAAGATCCCTTCGGGTTGCAGGCAGTGCAGCAGCGCGCCGAGTTGAGTGTGTTGCCGGAGGCTGCGTGGATCTTGGATCAGATCGAGACGATCGATGTGAGCTACGAAGACCTCATTCACATCACCGTGCCGGTGGCTTCGGCGGAGTGGTTGGAGCGTTTTGTGTTGAGTAATGCCGACCGTGCGTGGGTTGAATCTCCGACACAGCTTGGCCAATCGCTTGCCCAACGCGCGCTCGATGGGCTCAACGCGTATGATGAACAACCATAA
- the tatA gene encoding Sec-independent protein translocase subunit TatA, which yields MSIGPMEIAIIVLLFVLLFGAKKLPDAARSIGRSARIFKSEMKEMSNDDERYEAQQRQIDAPAPSQQQPQVQPPQAQQVQQPQNQHPYQQ from the coding sequence ATGTCAATCGGCCCCATGGAAATTGCGATTATCGTCTTGCTCTTTGTGCTCCTCTTCGGCGCAAAGAAGCTGCCCGATGCAGCACGTTCGATTGGCCGCTCGGCCCGCATCTTCAAGTCGGAGATGAAGGAAATGAGCAACGACGACGAGCGCTATGAGGCACAACAGCGCCAAATCGATGCCCCCGCTCCCAGCCAGCAGCAGCCCCAGGTGCAGCCTCCTCAGGCACAACAGGTGCAACAGCCCCAGAATCAGCACCCTTACCAGCAATAA
- the tatC gene encoding twin-arginine translocase subunit TatC: protein MSTGEGSQATRTRRKVGKRKAKRNPQADMSLVEHLQELRTRVVRALIAIALGTVLGFIWYQQSFGPIPSLGDILRGPYCSLPDYYRADLSNDGECRLIATAPFEMFMLRLKVGALAGIVFSSPVWLWQIWGFVAPGMLKNERRISMIFLSIAVALFVLGTVIAYWVISIGLEVLLSMGRDVQITALSGALYFKFLLNSLVIFGISFEVPLFVVALNMVGVLHYEAVKGKRRFIMMTLFVLAAIVTPGQDMVGMTVLGGALSLLVELSFQFMRFNDKRRKVHRPEWMDVDDDESTPLDADSSYVGPSGSVGASGPIGPSGPVASSGSIYGSGSVQSSGPIAAPSGIGKPSSTKEGTSSLQDRSDFDDVI from the coding sequence ATGAGCACCGGCGAAGGTTCCCAGGCAACGCGCACACGGCGAAAGGTGGGCAAGCGCAAAGCAAAGCGCAACCCCCAAGCCGATATGTCTTTGGTGGAACACCTCCAAGAACTTCGCACCCGTGTGGTGCGCGCACTGATTGCCATCGCACTTGGCACCGTGCTTGGCTTTATCTGGTACCAGCAATCCTTTGGCCCCATCCCATCGCTGGGCGATATTTTGCGCGGCCCCTATTGTTCGCTGCCGGATTATTACCGCGCTGATCTTTCTAATGATGGCGAATGTCGCCTGATCGCCACCGCACCCTTTGAGATGTTCATGCTGCGCCTTAAAGTAGGCGCGCTTGCCGGCATCGTCTTTTCTTCACCGGTGTGGCTCTGGCAGATCTGGGGCTTTGTGGCACCCGGCATGCTTAAAAACGAACGCCGCATCAGCATGATCTTTTTAAGCATCGCGGTGGCACTGTTCGTGCTTGGCACCGTGATTGCGTATTGGGTTATCTCCATTGGCCTGGAAGTCTTGCTCAGCATGGGCCGCGATGTGCAGATCACGGCACTCTCAGGTGCCCTGTACTTTAAGTTCCTGCTGAACTCGCTAGTCATCTTCGGCATCAGCTTCGAGGTGCCACTCTTTGTGGTGGCCTTGAACATGGTGGGCGTATTGCACTACGAGGCCGTGAAGGGCAAGCGCCGCTTTATCATGATGACGCTGTTTGTGCTGGCAGCCATCGTCACTCCAGGCCAAGACATGGTGGGCATGACGGTGCTTGGTGGTGCACTCTCGCTGCTAGTAGAGCTTTCCTTCCAGTTCATGCGCTTTAACGACAAACGCCGCAAGGTCCATCGCCCCGAGTGGATGGATGTTGACGATGATGAATCCACCCCGCTTGATGCCGATTCCAGCTACGTTGGTCCATCCGGCAGCGTGGGTGCCTCAGGCCCAATCGGCCCATCTGGCCCGGTTGCGTCCTCCGGGAGCATCTATGGTTCTGGTTCGGTGCAAAGCTCTGGCCCCATTGCCGCACCAAGTGGCATTGGAAAGCCCAGTAGCACCAAGGAAGGCACTTCAAGCCTGCAGGATCGCAGCGATTTCGACGACGTGATCTAA